The Tautonia rosea genome window below encodes:
- a CDS encoding CAP domain-containing protein, producing the protein MHPRLEALDDRLLLSSVPTAMIQDRVLFVVGTDQNDEIDVTIRPFRLGAQTIPVVRVAGIPRWFPSTRFDLVAVNAKAGDDLVTIHDRGLPLISVWIDGGEGNDTLLGSSANDTIIGGAGNDVIEGRGLADVIDGGPGWNVINGVPAALPASGDPFDSNFSSHQGYGHASQFPLSDSSPSSIALTLDEWAIVSMTNQARAQVGLPSLMVSESLQQASRIQAESMARLNRIAHVLPESETPTLADRARVVGYVFSALAENLAFNYLSASDAVEGWLGSDGHRRNLLSSEYTEIGVAIARNAMGQPYYVQVFGRPAA; encoded by the coding sequence ATGCATCCCCGGCTGGAAGCGCTCGATGATCGCCTCCTTCTTTCTTCGGTCCCAACGGCCATGATTCAGGATCGGGTTCTCTTCGTCGTCGGAACCGATCAAAACGACGAGATCGACGTGACCATTCGGCCGTTTCGCCTGGGGGCTCAGACCATTCCTGTGGTTCGGGTCGCCGGAATACCCAGGTGGTTCCCTTCCACACGTTTTGATCTGGTGGCCGTCAATGCCAAGGCGGGCGACGACCTCGTGACGATCCACGATCGAGGGCTCCCCCTGATCTCCGTTTGGATCGATGGGGGTGAAGGGAACGATACGCTTCTTGGCAGTTCAGCCAACGACACGATCATCGGCGGAGCTGGGAACGATGTGATTGAAGGCCGTGGCCTTGCAGACGTCATCGACGGTGGACCCGGGTGGAACGTGATCAACGGAGTTCCCGCCGCGCTGCCTGCGTCTGGCGATCCCTTCGATTCGAACTTCAGTTCCCACCAGGGTTACGGACATGCCTCTCAGTTTCCCCTTTCGGACTCGTCGCCCTCGTCGATTGCGCTTACACTTGATGAGTGGGCGATCGTTTCAATGACCAATCAGGCCAGAGCCCAGGTTGGGTTACCATCGTTGATGGTCAGCGAGTCGCTCCAGCAGGCCAGTCGAATACAGGCGGAAAGCATGGCACGATTGAACCGAATCGCCCATGTCCTGCCTGAGTCCGAGACACCCACTTTGGCCGATCGGGCTCGAGTGGTCGGTTATGTCTTCTCAGCCCTCGCGGAAAATCTCGCCTTCAACTATCTCTCAGCGTCTGACGCCGTGGAAGGTTGGCTCGGCTCGGACGGTCATCGACGAAACTTGCTCTCATCGGAATACACAGAGATCGGTGTTGCGATTGCTCGAAACGCGATGGGGCAACCCTACTACGTGCAGGTCTTCGGTCGACCGGCGGCGTGA
- a CDS encoding DUF72 domain-containing protein encodes MNTTTTPNPILIGCCGWSYPDWEGVFYPHGLHSNEALTYYADRFPIVEVDSTFYRPPTPGLIRSWDDRTPKDFRFALKVPRSITHEKLLKDCEEEVEVFVSAAIGLGEKLSCVLLQMGYFNRSAFGTQSEFLQVLDRFLARWPSGQVPVAVEVRNARWINSDLASVLATHGAVLTLTEQSWMPTPREVADQLDPLTGPFAFIRLLGDRQGIERMTTTWDRIVLDRSAELAETANVIQSLSQHAPVFVFANNHYAGHSPETVRQLRRFLELPEPSPPDRPKWTLFD; translated from the coding sequence ATGAACACCACGACGACACCAAACCCGATCCTGATCGGTTGTTGTGGATGGAGCTATCCCGACTGGGAAGGAGTCTTCTATCCTCACGGCCTCCACTCCAATGAAGCGCTTACTTACTACGCCGATCGATTTCCGATTGTTGAGGTCGATTCCACTTTCTACCGACCTCCCACACCAGGTCTGATCCGCTCCTGGGATGATCGCACTCCCAAAGACTTTCGGTTTGCCTTGAAGGTCCCTCGCTCAATCACCCACGAAAAGCTCCTGAAAGACTGCGAGGAAGAGGTCGAGGTCTTTGTTTCTGCCGCCATCGGATTGGGTGAAAAGTTAAGTTGCGTCTTGCTGCAAATGGGTTATTTCAATCGCTCGGCCTTTGGAACCCAATCGGAATTCTTACAAGTGCTCGATCGATTTCTCGCCCGATGGCCTTCAGGGCAAGTTCCTGTGGCGGTTGAGGTGCGCAACGCTCGATGGATCAACAGCGATCTGGCCAGCGTGCTTGCCACTCACGGTGCGGTCTTAACGCTTACTGAGCAGTCCTGGATGCCAACCCCGCGTGAGGTGGCAGATCAACTCGATCCATTGACCGGCCCCTTCGCTTTTATTCGCCTTTTGGGCGATCGGCAGGGGATCGAACGAATGACTACGACCTGGGACCGGATCGTTCTGGATCGCTCGGCGGAACTGGCCGAGACGGCGAACGTGATCCAGAGCTTGAGCCAGCACGCTCCCGTCTTCGTCTTTGCAAACAACCACTACGCGGGTCATTCTCCAGAGACAGTTCGACAGCTTCGACGCTTTCTGGAACTTCCTGAGCCCTCACCTCCCGACCGGCCGAAATGGACCCTCTTTGATTGA
- a CDS encoding ATP-dependent DNA helicase: MDHLVLDPTPILGPGGAVSRRMPGYEVRPEQLAMAEAVARAISEGGHLLVEAGTGVGKSFAYLVPSIMAAAEGGKKVVVSTHTISLQEQLLQKDLPFLRAVMPSEFTATLVKGRSNYVSLRRLESVGARALATFQHPDEFDQYSSLKSWVRETEDGSRSDLDFRPLPAVWDAVASENGNCLGKRCPRFQDCFYFKARRRMRTANILVVNHALFFSDLALRAEGFGLLPDYDVVVFDEAHTLEAIAGDHLGLRITSGQVEYLLGRLYNERTRKGLLAHSDLDEAIDATRPARIASSAFFAAIMRWRESEGQPNGRLRRPIGLRSELPESLKRLASVIIEGSKEIEDEGQRLELTAVGDRCDLTAISIERWLDQSEPDGVYWVDLEGPPQRRRVTLSAAPIEVGPVLNRLLFQEVPTCILASATLCSGSPPDFRFIRTRLGLSRGQSLQLGSPFEYREQARLHLVRNIPDPSDDPSGFEQACLRAIPTYLELTGGRAFVLFTSYRFMQTAAQALLPWFIERNIPLYSQSDGLPRSKMIESFRANLGSVLFGTDSFWQGVDVPGEALANVIITKLPFSVPERPLLEARLEAIRARGGNPFLEHQVPEAVLKLKQGFGRLIRSRSDQGIVVILDPRVLTKPYGRAFLDGLPECPRSIDTLSLNSRGR, encoded by the coding sequence ATGGATCACCTCGTACTCGACCCTACTCCGATCCTTGGCCCCGGCGGAGCTGTGAGCCGGCGGATGCCGGGGTACGAGGTTCGCCCGGAGCAGCTTGCGATGGCCGAGGCTGTGGCCAGGGCGATCAGTGAGGGAGGCCATCTTCTCGTGGAGGCCGGCACTGGGGTCGGCAAGAGCTTCGCATACCTTGTGCCGAGTATCATGGCGGCAGCCGAGGGAGGGAAGAAGGTCGTTGTCTCGACCCACACGATTAGCCTCCAGGAGCAACTGCTTCAAAAGGACTTGCCCTTTCTCCGAGCGGTTATGCCGAGCGAGTTTACGGCGACCCTGGTCAAAGGACGTTCGAACTACGTCAGCCTACGCCGACTGGAGTCGGTCGGCGCTCGAGCCTTGGCAACCTTTCAGCATCCAGACGAGTTCGACCAGTACAGCAGCTTGAAGTCCTGGGTGAGGGAGACCGAGGACGGAAGCCGTTCGGATCTCGATTTCCGGCCGCTCCCAGCTGTCTGGGACGCGGTGGCCAGTGAGAACGGCAACTGCCTCGGCAAGCGCTGCCCTCGATTCCAGGACTGCTTCTATTTCAAGGCCCGACGCCGGATGCGGACGGCCAACATTCTCGTCGTCAATCACGCCCTGTTTTTCAGTGATTTGGCCCTCCGAGCTGAAGGGTTCGGACTGCTTCCGGATTACGACGTGGTCGTTTTCGATGAAGCCCATACGCTCGAAGCGATCGCGGGAGATCATCTCGGGCTTCGGATTACGTCCGGTCAGGTTGAGTATCTGCTCGGGAGGCTTTACAACGAACGAACGCGCAAAGGGTTGCTGGCTCACTCCGACCTTGATGAGGCAATTGATGCCACCCGACCAGCGCGGATTGCCTCCTCGGCCTTCTTTGCCGCGATCATGCGATGGAGAGAGTCCGAAGGCCAGCCAAACGGTCGGCTGCGTCGCCCGATTGGGCTTCGGTCGGAACTTCCCGAATCACTCAAACGACTGGCAAGTGTGATTATCGAGGGTTCCAAGGAGATCGAAGACGAGGGCCAGCGGTTGGAACTGACCGCCGTTGGTGACCGTTGCGATTTGACAGCCATTAGCATTGAGCGGTGGCTGGACCAATCGGAGCCGGACGGGGTGTACTGGGTCGACCTTGAAGGCCCCCCCCAGAGGCGCCGGGTTACACTTTCGGCGGCCCCGATTGAGGTGGGCCCTGTGCTGAACCGGCTCCTCTTTCAGGAGGTGCCAACCTGCATTCTTGCCTCGGCGACGCTCTGCTCTGGATCACCACCCGACTTCCGATTCATCCGAACCCGTCTGGGACTGAGTCGTGGTCAATCACTTCAGCTTGGCAGTCCCTTCGAGTACCGGGAGCAGGCGCGCCTTCATCTGGTTCGGAACATTCCCGACCCATCCGATGATCCGAGCGGGTTCGAACAGGCCTGTCTTCGAGCAATTCCTACCTATCTCGAACTGACGGGAGGCCGGGCGTTCGTCCTTTTTACCTCGTACCGCTTCATGCAAACGGCCGCACAAGCTCTGCTTCCCTGGTTCATCGAACGGAATATCCCGCTGTATTCCCAAAGTGATGGTTTACCCCGATCGAAAATGATCGAGTCGTTCCGTGCCAATCTCGGGAGCGTCTTGTTCGGCACCGACAGTTTCTGGCAAGGGGTGGACGTTCCTGGGGAAGCCCTTGCGAATGTGATCATTACCAAGCTTCCGTTCAGCGTCCCCGAACGGCCGTTGCTGGAAGCGAGGCTAGAAGCAATCCGAGCGAGAGGTGGCAATCCGTTTCTGGAGCATCAGGTTCCGGAGGCGGTCTTGAAGCTGAAACAAGGGTTCGGACGATTGATCCGCTCTCGAAGCGATCAAGGAATTGTGGTCATTCTCGATCCTCGCGTACTGACGAAACCCTACGGCCGAGCATTTCTTGATGGTCTTCCCGAGTGCCCGCGGTCCATTGACACCCTGTCTCTAAATTCCAGAGGGCGATGA
- the hisF gene encoding imidazole glycerol phosphate synthase subunit HisF: MLAKRIIPCLDVNAGRVVKGTNFLNLRDAGDPVEVAARYDAEGADELVFLDITASHEGRGIILDVVRRTAEVCFMPLTVGGGIRTLEDIRALLNAGADKVSINSTAVRDPEFVRRAARRFGSQCIVVNIDPKRVQRDDQEVWEVHINGGRIPTGLEAVSWAREVERLGAGEIVLTSMDADGTKNGYDLPMTRAVSDAVTIPVVASGGAGHPEHLRAALVEGGADAALAASIFHYREFTIAETKAYLASHHVSVRDRVEV; the protein is encoded by the coding sequence ATGCTCGCCAAGCGGATTATTCCCTGTCTCGACGTCAACGCGGGCCGTGTTGTCAAGGGCACGAATTTCTTGAATCTTCGGGATGCCGGAGATCCAGTTGAGGTCGCTGCTCGCTACGATGCCGAGGGGGCAGACGAACTTGTGTTCCTTGATATCACTGCGAGTCACGAAGGTCGAGGAATCATTCTCGACGTGGTCCGTCGCACGGCGGAAGTCTGCTTCATGCCGCTGACCGTCGGTGGCGGTATTCGGACGCTTGAGGATATCCGAGCGTTGCTTAATGCTGGTGCGGACAAGGTCTCGATCAACTCGACCGCAGTTCGTGATCCCGAGTTTGTTCGTCGTGCCGCTCGGCGCTTTGGGAGCCAGTGTATTGTCGTCAATATCGACCCCAAGCGTGTGCAGCGGGACGATCAGGAGGTCTGGGAGGTGCACATCAATGGTGGTCGCATTCCGACCGGGCTTGAAGCGGTTTCCTGGGCTCGGGAGGTCGAGCGGCTTGGGGCTGGAGAGATCGTACTTACCAGCATGGATGCCGACGGCACAAAGAACGGGTATGATCTCCCCATGACTCGCGCAGTAAGTGATGCGGTGACGATTCCGGTTGTTGCCTCGGGCGGGGCCGGGCATCCAGAGCATCTACGAGCCGCCCTGGTTGAAGGCGGAGCCGATGCCGCCCTTGCCGCCAGCATTTTCCATTATCGAGAGTTTACGATCGCCGAGACCAAAGCGTATCTTGCAAGCCATCACGTTTCCGTCCGAGATCGGGTTGAGGTGTGA
- the thiS gene encoding sulfur carrier protein ThiS → MTIILNGEERTFSGPISVAEVLKHLEVRPEFVAVEVNRVLVPRARHAEAVLGEGDEVEVVTLVGGGSPDTESFGPDVLTIGSHRFRSRLFVGTGKYATLELMRECLNASGSEVVTVAVRRERLFDKEGRNLLDYLDPARYTILPNTAGCFNAEEALRTARLGRELLEGLGNPGADWVKLEVLADPRTLLPDPVATLQTTEVLVKDGFTVLCYSSDDPVMARHLKAAGAASVMPAGSPIGSGQGVLNPNNIRIILEDLKGDDPDYPVIIDAGVGTASDVAIAMELGCDGVLLNTGIASASDPLRMAHAMRLACEAGRLASAAGRIPKKLYATASSPTEGMIRR, encoded by the coding sequence GTGACCATCATTCTCAACGGCGAAGAACGTACGTTTTCTGGACCGATCAGCGTGGCCGAGGTCCTCAAACATCTTGAGGTTCGACCTGAATTTGTGGCCGTCGAGGTGAATCGCGTGCTCGTGCCGCGGGCTCGCCATGCCGAGGCCGTCCTGGGCGAGGGGGACGAGGTTGAGGTCGTGACGCTCGTCGGTGGGGGCTCACCGGATACCGAGTCGTTTGGTCCCGATGTTCTGACGATCGGCTCGCACCGATTTCGGAGCCGCCTGTTTGTCGGAACCGGCAAGTACGCAACGCTTGAGCTGATGCGGGAATGCCTCAATGCAAGCGGGTCAGAAGTGGTTACCGTCGCCGTCCGTCGCGAACGTCTGTTTGACAAGGAAGGTCGGAATCTCCTCGATTACCTCGACCCGGCTCGGTACACGATCCTTCCCAATACTGCTGGGTGTTTCAATGCCGAGGAAGCCTTGCGGACGGCTAGGCTCGGGCGTGAGTTGCTCGAAGGACTTGGGAACCCTGGTGCCGACTGGGTGAAACTTGAAGTGCTCGCCGACCCGAGGACCCTGCTGCCCGATCCCGTCGCCACCCTTCAGACAACCGAGGTCCTGGTCAAGGACGGCTTCACGGTCCTCTGCTATTCGAGCGACGACCCGGTGATGGCTCGACACCTGAAGGCCGCTGGAGCGGCATCTGTGATGCCTGCCGGAAGTCCAATCGGTAGTGGTCAGGGGGTGCTCAATCCGAACAACATCCGGATCATTCTCGAGGATCTCAAGGGAGACGACCCCGATTATCCGGTGATCATCGATGCCGGTGTCGGCACCGCGAGCGACGTGGCGATCGCCATGGAACTCGGCTGTGACGGCGTTTTGCTGAATACCGGGATCGCCTCGGCCTCCGATCCCCTTAGGATGGCCCACGCCATGCGCCTTGCCTGCGAGGCAGGCCGCCTTGCGAGTGCGGCGGGTCGGATTCCGAAGAAGCTGTATGCGACTGCGTCGAGTCCGACGGAGGGGATGATCCGCCGGTGA
- a CDS encoding GspE/PulE family protein has product MIRPRLVLAMIALALFGLVNGAEAAELPGLLLAQSAAINSLRGSGLYLNLFKFVPVVLIYLAWVKTVDWVDDDTRELQNIRFEMWNSLVFFSGILGFLLVWIIPFYPIGLVLLLIAYLAPSLTYAYSRNQTVPDDEKVLTPYHFGELINGLLKRRIFNVEQGTDYHGGPPISFMGKSSTGKVDEDRVARAEGSPQFIGAKELVYDAILRRATDIHLEPSPDQLAVRYRIDGIMHAAEPFDRPTGDAVINIFKVLCAMDISEKRKPQDGSFAAKFEGREIDFRVATSGSKAGEKLVMRILDNAASVGRLEEVGMRPKMVASIREIVNQPHGMFLCCGPTGSGKSTTLYACLREIDRFQKNIITVEDPVEYHIDNVTQIEINTKAGQTFAQQLRSILRQDPDVIMIGEVRDQETATIACQAATTGHMVFSTVHANDTVTALFRMLDLGVEPFMIANSITAILGQRLVRLLCETCKEPYKPKAEFLKKANLPPDKVDVFYRPPKEPEQVCPMCGGTGYMGRTGIFELLLITDPMRELIRENPSVKAIKDEARKNGMIYLTEDGLRQVIQGRTSIEELMRVVK; this is encoded by the coding sequence ATGATCCGCCCGCGCCTGGTCCTGGCGATGATTGCCCTGGCGCTCTTCGGTCTCGTCAACGGGGCTGAGGCAGCCGAATTGCCAGGGTTGCTTCTGGCCCAGTCCGCGGCCATCAACTCGCTCCGAGGTTCCGGTCTGTACCTTAACCTCTTCAAGTTTGTACCCGTTGTCCTGATCTACCTGGCCTGGGTCAAGACGGTGGACTGGGTCGATGATGACACCCGCGAGTTGCAGAACATCCGGTTCGAAATGTGGAACTCGCTGGTCTTCTTCAGCGGGATCCTGGGATTTCTGCTTGTCTGGATTATTCCCTTTTATCCGATCGGCCTGGTTCTGCTCCTGATCGCCTATTTGGCACCATCACTGACATATGCCTACTCAAGGAATCAGACAGTTCCCGATGACGAGAAGGTGCTGACGCCGTATCACTTTGGTGAACTGATCAATGGATTGCTGAAGCGTCGGATCTTCAACGTTGAGCAAGGAACCGACTATCACGGTGGTCCGCCGATCAGCTTCATGGGCAAGTCTTCCACCGGCAAGGTTGACGAGGATCGTGTGGCCAGGGCCGAAGGCTCGCCACAATTCATCGGGGCCAAGGAACTCGTCTACGACGCCATTCTTCGACGGGCGACCGACATTCACCTGGAGCCGAGTCCTGATCAGTTGGCCGTACGCTACCGGATCGACGGCATCATGCACGCCGCCGAGCCGTTTGATCGCCCGACCGGTGATGCAGTGATCAACATCTTCAAGGTCCTCTGCGCCATGGATATCTCCGAGAAGCGAAAGCCGCAGGACGGCTCCTTCGCGGCGAAGTTCGAGGGGCGAGAGATCGATTTTCGTGTCGCGACCTCTGGTTCCAAAGCCGGAGAGAAACTCGTGATGCGAATCCTGGATAACGCCGCATCGGTTGGACGGCTCGAAGAGGTCGGCATGCGGCCGAAAATGGTGGCCTCGATCCGTGAGATCGTGAACCAACCCCACGGGATGTTCCTCTGCTGTGGGCCAACAGGCTCAGGGAAAAGTACGACCCTTTACGCCTGTCTTCGAGAGATCGACCGCTTTCAGAAGAACATCATCACGGTTGAAGACCCGGTCGAGTATCACATCGACAACGTAACGCAGATCGAAATCAACACGAAGGCCGGGCAGACGTTTGCCCAACAATTGCGATCGATTCTTCGTCAGGACCCTGACGTGATCATGATCGGCGAAGTGCGAGATCAAGAAACCGCAACAATCGCCTGTCAAGCGGCGACGACGGGCCACATGGTCTTCTCCACTGTCCACGCCAACGACACGGTGACGGCCCTCTTCCGAATGCTTGACCTGGGGGTCGAACCCTTCATGATCGCCAACTCGATCACGGCCATTCTGGGTCAGCGGCTCGTCCGACTGCTTTGCGAAACGTGCAAGGAACCCTATAAACCCAAAGCTGAGTTCCTGAAGAAGGCAAATCTTCCACCTGACAAGGTGGATGTTTTCTACCGTCCTCCCAAGGAACCCGAGCAAGTATGCCCGATGTGTGGCGGCACCGGATACATGGGTCGAACCGGTATTTTCGAACTCCTACTCATCACCGACCCCATGCGTGAGCTGATTCGGGAGAATCCCTCGGTCAAGGCCATCAAGGACGAGGCTCGGAAGAACGGGATGATCTACCTGACCGAAGATGGTTTACGGCAGGTGATCCAGGGACGTACTTCGATCGAAGAACTCATGCGAGTGGTCAAATAA
- a CDS encoding type IV pilus twitching motility protein PilT, giving the protein MATGIDAQTIEPVNPSEPEANKLFRMVMKHKGSDLHLKVGVSPAMRLTGVLRQMQLPPLSTADMERLMFPLLTARQKTILEEEGGVDFAHIVTDPDGLETRFRVNLFRQRGKLSLVARRVNNQVPDFEGLGLPPVLADIASHDQGIVILAGVTGSGKSTTIASMLEYVNARERCNIVTIEDPIEFTFVDKKSIVHQREVGIDVIDWDTALKHAVRQDPDIILVGEMRDRETFNAAMHAAETGHLVFGTIHASSAPSTVGRILDLFPRDMHPALRQSMAFNLQAIIAQKLLPTAKDWAEKTGQTRIPTCEIMRTSPTVRKLILNEEDGKLGDAIRIGKEDGMQDFTESLKQLVQAEKVERATAFEVAPSPEALKMALKGITIAQPGIL; this is encoded by the coding sequence ATGGCCACCGGTATCGATGCCCAGACGATCGAGCCCGTCAATCCCAGCGAGCCGGAAGCCAACAAGCTGTTCCGGATGGTGATGAAGCATAAGGGTTCCGACCTCCACTTGAAGGTCGGGGTCTCCCCTGCAATGCGACTCACCGGTGTGCTTCGACAGATGCAACTACCACCGCTCAGCACGGCGGACATGGAGCGGCTCATGTTCCCGTTGCTCACGGCTCGGCAAAAGACGATTCTCGAAGAAGAAGGCGGGGTCGACTTTGCCCATATTGTGACGGACCCGGATGGACTGGAGACCCGGTTCCGCGTGAATCTCTTTCGACAACGAGGCAAGCTCAGCCTGGTTGCCCGACGGGTCAATAATCAGGTTCCCGACTTCGAGGGACTCGGCCTGCCCCCGGTTTTGGCTGACATTGCCAGCCACGACCAGGGGATCGTGATTCTTGCGGGGGTCACCGGTTCGGGGAAATCGACGACGATCGCTTCCATGCTGGAGTACGTCAACGCACGCGAACGCTGCAATATTGTGACGATCGAGGATCCGATCGAGTTTACGTTCGTCGACAAAAAATCGATCGTTCACCAGCGAGAGGTCGGTATCGACGTCATCGACTGGGATACGGCATTGAAGCATGCCGTGCGACAGGACCCGGATATTATCTTGGTTGGTGAGATGCGAGACCGCGAGACGTTCAACGCGGCCATGCACGCGGCGGAAACAGGCCACCTTGTGTTTGGTACGATTCACGCCTCTTCGGCACCCTCAACGGTCGGCCGAATTCTCGACCTGTTCCCGAGAGATATGCACCCGGCTCTCAGACAGTCAATGGCCTTTAACCTTCAGGCCATCATTGCGCAGAAACTCTTGCCGACAGCCAAGGACTGGGCGGAAAAGACGGGGCAGACCCGGATCCCAACGTGCGAGATCATGCGCACCAGTCCGACCGTGAGGAAGCTGATCCTTAATGAGGAAGACGGTAAACTCGGTGATGCGATCCGGATCGGCAAAGAGGATGGGATGCAAGACTTTACCGAAAGTCTCAAGCAACTTGTTCAGGCCGAAAAGGTGGAACGAGCAACCGCCTTCGAAGTCGCTCCCAGTCCCGAGGCGTTGAAGATGGCGCTGAAGGGAATTACCATCGCGCAGCCTGGTATTCTTTGA